From the Vibrio alginolyticus NBRC 15630 = ATCC 17749 genome, one window contains:
- the rho gene encoding transcription termination factor Rho yields the protein MNLTELKNRPVSDLVKLGESLGLENLARLRKQDIIFAILKAHAKGGEDIFGDGVLEILQDGFGFLRSADSSYLAGPDDIYVSPSQIRRFNLRTGDSIAGKIRPPKDGERYFALLKVNTVNDDKPDNARNKILFENLTPLHANERMVMERGNGSTEDITARVLDLASPIGKGQRGLIVAPPKAGKTMLLQNIAQSIAYNHPECELMVLLIDERPEEVTEMQRLVKGEVVASTFDEPASRHVQVAEMVIEKAKRLVEHKKDVVILLDSITRLARAYNTVVPSSGKVLTGGVDANALHRPKRFFGAARNVEEGGSLTIIATALVDTGSKMDEVIYEEFKGTGNMELHLNRKIAEKRVFPAIDFNRSGTRREELLTKTDELQKMWILRKIVHPMGEIDAMEFLIDKLAMTKTNDEFFDAMRRQ from the coding sequence ATGAACCTTACCGAACTGAAGAACAGACCTGTGTCTGACCTTGTAAAACTGGGCGAAAGCTTAGGATTAGAGAACCTAGCTCGCTTAAGAAAACAAGACATCATCTTCGCGATTTTAAAAGCGCACGCTAAAGGCGGCGAAGACATCTTTGGCGATGGGGTTCTGGAAATTCTGCAAGACGGCTTTGGTTTCCTACGCAGTGCAGATAGTTCATACCTTGCGGGTCCGGACGATATCTACGTATCACCAAGTCAGATTCGTCGCTTTAACCTACGTACTGGTGACTCTATCGCTGGCAAAATTCGTCCACCAAAAGACGGTGAACGTTACTTTGCCCTTCTAAAAGTCAATACCGTTAACGACGATAAACCAGACAACGCCCGTAACAAGATCCTATTTGAAAACCTTACCCCTCTACATGCGAATGAGCGCATGGTTATGGAGCGTGGTAACGGTTCAACAGAAGACATTACAGCACGTGTTTTAGACTTGGCATCGCCAATCGGTAAAGGTCAACGTGGTCTGATTGTTGCTCCGCCTAAAGCGGGTAAAACAATGCTTCTGCAAAACATCGCGCAAAGCATCGCGTACAACCACCCTGAGTGTGAGTTGATGGTTCTTCTTATCGACGAACGTCCAGAAGAAGTAACCGAGATGCAACGCCTAGTTAAAGGTGAAGTGGTTGCGTCGACTTTCGATGAGCCAGCATCTCGTCACGTACAAGTAGCGGAAATGGTGATCGAGAAAGCAAAACGTCTTGTTGAACATAAGAAAGACGTGGTTATCTTGCTTGACTCTATCACTCGTCTAGCACGTGCTTACAACACCGTAGTGCCTTCATCAGGTAAAGTACTAACAGGTGGTGTGGATGCAAACGCATTACATCGTCCTAAGCGTTTCTTCGGTGCTGCACGTAACGTAGAAGAAGGCGGCAGCCTAACTATCATCGCAACGGCACTAGTAGATACTGGTTCTAAAATGGATGAAGTTATCTACGAAGAGTTCAAGGGTACAGGTAACATGGAACTGCACTTGAACCGTAAGATTGCTGAGAAGCGTGTATTCCCTGCGATTGACTTCAACCGCTCAGGTACACGTCGTGAAGAGCTACTGACGAAGACTGACGAACTACAGAAGATGTGGATTCTGCGTAAGATCGTTCACCCAATGGGTGAAATCGACGCAATGGAATTCCTAATCGATAAGCTAGCGATGACGAAGACCAACGATGAGTTCTTCGATGCGATGCGTCGTCAATAG
- the trxA gene encoding thioredoxin TrxA, translating into MSDKILQLTDDGFENDVINAAGPVLVDFWAEWCGPCKMIAPILDEIADEYEGKLTIGKLNIDHNAGTPPKFGIRGIPTLLLFKDGNVAATKVGALSKTQLKEFLDANL; encoded by the coding sequence ATGAGTGATAAGATTTTGCAGCTAACTGATGACGGTTTTGAAAACGATGTAATCAACGCTGCAGGCCCGGTTCTAGTGGATTTTTGGGCAGAATGGTGTGGTCCTTGTAAAATGATCGCTCCTATTTTGGACGAAATCGCAGACGAGTACGAAGGCAAACTCACTATCGGTAAACTAAACATCGACCATAACGCAGGTACACCACCTAAGTTTGGTATTCGCGGCATTCCAACGCTATTACTATTTAAAGATGGTAACGTAGCGGCAACGAAAGTAGGTGCTCTGTCTAAAACTCAACTAAAAGAGTTCCTAGACGCAAACTTATAA
- the rhlB gene encoding ATP-dependent RNA helicase RhlB, giving the protein MKKTHITEQKFADLGLKPQVIEGLDKKGFEFCTPIQALALPVLLTGQDIAGQAQTGTGKTLAFLTATFNHLLTTPEHEGRKPTQPRAIIMAPTRELAIQIYNDAESLTESTGLKTALAYGGESYDKQLAKLQDGVDILIGTTGRIIDFYKQRVFNLNNIQAVVLDEADRMFDLGFIKDIRFLFRRMPEPKERLNMLFSATLSYRVQELAFEHMNTPEHVVVEPEQKTGHRIQEELFYPSNEDKMALLQTLIEEEWPDRAIIFANTKHKCESVWGHLAADGHRVGLLTGDVPQKKREKILEQFTKGDVDILVATDVAARGLHIPQVTHVFNYDLPDDCEDYVHRIGRTGRAGASGHSISFACEEYAVNLPAIEEYIEHTIPVSEYDSSTLIQDLPAPIRMRAPRNQQRRTNTGGTRSGNRKPQGRRPRQPRQSAPKQS; this is encoded by the coding sequence ATGAAAAAGACGCATATCACAGAGCAAAAGTTCGCCGATTTGGGCTTAAAGCCCCAAGTTATTGAAGGATTGGACAAAAAAGGGTTCGAATTTTGTACCCCTATCCAAGCCTTGGCGTTGCCGGTCCTGCTCACCGGCCAAGACATCGCAGGCCAGGCCCAAACGGGTACTGGTAAAACGCTCGCGTTTCTTACTGCTACGTTCAACCACCTTCTGACGACTCCGGAACATGAAGGTCGTAAGCCTACACAGCCACGCGCAATTATTATGGCGCCTACACGTGAGCTCGCTATTCAAATTTACAATGATGCAGAATCATTAACTGAAAGCACAGGTCTAAAAACCGCTCTAGCTTACGGTGGTGAAAGCTACGACAAGCAACTTGCGAAACTGCAAGACGGCGTAGATATTCTGATCGGAACAACAGGCCGTATCATCGACTTCTACAAACAGCGCGTATTTAACCTCAACAACATTCAAGCTGTTGTTCTGGACGAAGCCGACCGCATGTTCGATCTTGGCTTTATTAAAGACATTCGCTTCTTGTTCCGTCGTATGCCTGAGCCAAAAGAGCGTTTGAACATGCTGTTCTCAGCAACGCTGTCTTACCGCGTTCAAGAACTGGCATTCGAACACATGAATACTCCTGAGCATGTCGTTGTCGAACCAGAACAAAAAACTGGCCACCGTATCCAGGAAGAGCTTTTCTATCCTTCTAATGAAGACAAAATGGCGCTGCTTCAAACACTAATTGAAGAAGAGTGGCCAGATCGCGCTATCATTTTTGCCAATACCAAGCATAAGTGTGAATCGGTTTGGGGTCATTTGGCTGCCGATGGACACCGTGTAGGCCTTCTTACTGGCGATGTACCGCAGAAGAAGCGTGAGAAGATTCTTGAGCAATTCACCAAAGGTGATGTCGACATCCTAGTTGCAACTGACGTTGCAGCGCGTGGCCTGCATATTCCTCAGGTAACGCACGTTTTCAACTACGACCTTCCTGACGACTGTGAAGATTATGTTCACCGTATTGGCCGTACTGGTCGCGCTGGTGCGAGCGGTCATTCGATCAGTTTTGCTTGTGAAGAGTACGCGGTTAACCTACCAGCAATCGAAGAATACATTGAGCATACAATCCCAGTTTCAGAGTACGATTCGTCGACACTAATTCAAGATCTACCGGCTCCGATTCGTATGCGTGCACCACGCAACCAACAGCGCCGCACGAATACTGGCGGTACCCGTTCTGGTAACCGTAAGCCGCAGGGACGTCGTCCACGCCAACCGCGTCAATCGGCACCAAAACAATCGTAA